The following are from one region of the Gemmatimonadota bacterium genome:
- a CDS encoding acyl-CoA dehydrogenase: protein MSLTAAAAPLSILSEEEELFRQTVREFAETEIGPYVHEMDVEAKMRPDLLTKFFELGLMGIEVPEQYGGAGGTIFLATLAIEEMARVDASSAIYVDVHNTLVNNALLRWGSDEQKARYFPRMTTDLIGAFALSEPASGSDAFALECKAVQDGDDWLLTGRKFWITSGAEAGLFIVFANVAPENGYKGITAFLVEKDFEGFSIGKREKKLGIRASSTVELILESCRVPAANVLGPVGQGYKISIETLNEGRIGIGAQMLGVAQGALDAACRYIKERKQFGKAIAEFQGVQFQVAQMATDLEAARMLVYNAARLKDAGLPFTREAAMAKLFSSTVANRIASQSLELFGGYGYSTEYPAEKFFRDAKIGTIYEGTSNMQLQTIAKMVLK from the coding sequence ATGTCGCTGACCGCTGCCGCCGCACCCCTCTCGATCCTCTCCGAGGAGGAAGAGCTCTTCCGTCAGACCGTGCGGGAGTTCGCGGAAACGGAGATCGGCCCCTACGTGCACGAGATGGATGTCGAGGCGAAGATGCGCCCCGACCTGCTCACCAAGTTCTTCGAGCTTGGGCTGATGGGGATCGAGGTGCCGGAGCAGTACGGCGGCGCGGGTGGGACGATCTTCCTGGCCACGCTCGCGATCGAGGAGATGGCCCGCGTCGATGCTTCAAGCGCCATCTACGTCGACGTCCACAACACCCTGGTCAACAACGCCCTGCTCCGCTGGGGGTCCGACGAGCAGAAGGCGCGCTACTTCCCGCGGATGACCACCGACCTGATCGGCGCCTTCGCGCTCTCCGAGCCGGCTTCCGGCTCCGATGCCTTCGCCCTCGAGTGCAAGGCGGTCCAGGACGGCGACGACTGGCTGCTGACCGGCCGCAAGTTCTGGATCACCAGCGGCGCCGAGGCCGGGCTCTTCATCGTCTTCGCGAATGTGGCGCCGGAGAACGGGTACAAGGGGATCACCGCCTTCCTGGTCGAGAAGGACTTCGAGGGCTTCTCGATCGGCAAGCGCGAAAAGAAGCTCGGCATCCGCGCGTCGAGCACCGTCGAATTGATCCTCGAGTCCTGCCGCGTGCCGGCTGCCAATGTCCTCGGCCCCGTGGGCCAGGGCTACAAGATCTCGATCGAGACGCTCAACGAGGGACGCATCGGCATCGGCGCCCAGATGCTCGGCGTGGCGCAGGGCGCGCTCGACGCCGCCTGCCGCTACATCAAGGAGCGGAAGCAGTTCGGGAAGGCGATCGCGGAGTTCCAGGGGGTGCAGTTCCAGGTCGCCCAGATGGCGACCGACCTCGAGGCGGCGCGGATGCTCGTGTACAACGCCGCCCGCCTCAAGGACGCCGGCCTCCCCTTCACCCGCGAGGCGGCGATGGCGAAGCTCTTCTCCTCGACCGTCGCGAACCGCATCGCCTCACAGTCGCTCGAGCTCTTCGGCGGCTATGGCTATTCGACGGAGTATCCGGCCGAGAAGTTCTTCCGCGACGCGAAGATCGGCACGATTTACGAGGGGACGAGCAATATGCAGTTGCAGACGATTGCGAAGATGGTGCTGAAGTAG
- a CDS encoding fasciclin domain-containing protein: MQFRSSFRHVAAAAILGAAVVAPAQAQMDHSKMGKDIVATAVAAGSFKTLATLLTEADLVTTLQGAGPFTVFAPTDAAFAAIPAEAVAKLRADKAALTKVLTFHVIAGKITAADLAKMADKDGYITAKTVSGQTLKLHLAGKAVHVNVDKGDKAVANVTTADVMASNGVIHVIDKVLMP, encoded by the coding sequence ATGCAGTTCCGCAGCTCGTTCCGCCATGTCGCGGCCGCCGCCATCCTCGGCGCGGCCGTCGTCGCGCCGGCCCAGGCGCAGATGGATCATTCGAAGATGGGGAAGGACATCGTCGCCACCGCCGTCGCGGCCGGCTCGTTCAAGACCCTCGCCACGCTGCTGACCGAGGCCGACCTGGTCACGACGCTGCAGGGCGCCGGGCCGTTCACCGTCTTCGCGCCGACCGATGCCGCCTTCGCGGCGATCCCGGCCGAGGCCGTCGCCAAGCTCCGCGCCGACAAGGCGGCACTGACCAAGGTCCTCACCTTCCACGTCATCGCCGGCAAGATCACCGCCGCCGACCTGGCCAAGATGGCCGACAAGGACGGCTACATCACCGCCAAGACCGTCTCAGGGCAGACCCTGAAGCTGCACCTGGCCGGCAAAGCCGTGCACGTGAACGTCGACAAGGGTGACAAGGCCGTCGCGAACGTCACCACCGCCGATGTCATGGCGTCGAACGGGGTGATTCACGTGATTGACAAGGTGTTGATGCCGTAA